A genomic region of Rhodobacter capsulatus SB 1003 contains the following coding sequences:
- a CDS encoding pseudoazurin, which produces MKLAAIPAVALLLFAAPLLAETHDVKMYNRAESGAMAYEPAFLHIAPGDTVRFLPAQPGHNAATIEGMIPEGAIPFKSKINETFSVTLTVPGSYGIRCSPHFAMGMVMLIKVGDAPAPVLPADLPARARSRFEAILATHPQ; this is translated from the coding sequence ATGAAACTTGCCGCCATCCCGGCCGTTGCGCTGCTTCTGTTCGCCGCCCCGCTGCTGGCCGAAACACATGACGTGAAGATGTACAACCGCGCCGAGAGCGGGGCGATGGCCTATGAGCCCGCCTTCCTGCACATTGCCCCGGGCGATACGGTGCGATTTCTTCCGGCCCAGCCCGGTCACAACGCCGCCACGATCGAGGGGATGATCCCCGAAGGCGCCATCCCGTTCAAATCGAAGATCAACGAAACCTTCAGCGTCACCCTGACCGTTCCCGGAAGCTATGGCATCCGATGCAGCCCGCATTTCGCCATGGGCATGGTCATGCTGATCAAGGTGGGCGACGCCCCCGCGCCGGTGCTGCCCGCCGATCTGCCCGCGCGGGCGCGCAGCCGTTTCGAGGCGATCCTCGCGACGCATCCGCAATGA
- a CDS encoding ABC transporter ATP-binding protein produces the protein MKVSTTDLGWASAGRPIVEGVTLDIRPGETFGLVGPNGSGKSTLLRLIAGLLPHPRGEVRLDDVPLARQSRREVARKLAFVEQQAETDAALTVRDAVELGRTPWLSALHPFGPRDGAIVDRALTAVGMAQMGAALWSTLSGGERQRVHIARALAQEPRLLLLDEPTNHLDIHHQLSLLRLMTRLPVTVIVALHDLNQAIGCDRLGVMAGGRMIACGPPRQVLTPERLARIFRVGATVLTDPADNTNLFRFHCLED, from the coding sequence ATGAAGGTTTCCACGACGGATCTGGGCTGGGCCAGCGCCGGGCGCCCGATTGTCGAGGGCGTCACGCTGGATATCCGTCCGGGCGAGACCTTCGGGCTGGTCGGTCCGAACGGCTCCGGCAAGTCCACCCTGCTGCGGCTGATCGCCGGGCTCTTGCCGCATCCGAGGGGCGAGGTGCGGCTTGATGACGTGCCGCTGGCCCGGCAGTCACGGCGCGAGGTGGCCCGCAAGCTCGCCTTTGTCGAGCAGCAGGCCGAGACCGATGCGGCGCTGACCGTGCGCGATGCGGTCGAGCTGGGCCGCACCCCCTGGCTGTCAGCGTTGCATCCGTTCGGCCCCCGGGATGGTGCGATCGTCGATCGGGCCCTGACCGCGGTCGGCATGGCGCAGATGGGCGCGGCGCTCTGGTCCACCCTGTCGGGGGGCGAACGTCAGAGGGTGCATATCGCCCGCGCACTGGCGCAGGAGCCGCGGCTGCTCTTGCTCGACGAGCCGACGAACCATCTCGACATCCACCACCAATTGTCGCTGCTGCGGCTGATGACCCGCCTGCCGGTCACGGTGATCGTGGCGCTTCATGACCTCAATCAGGCGATCGGCTGCGACCGTCTGGGGGTGATGGCCGGGGGTCGGATGATCGCCTGCGGCCCGCCGCGGCAGGTGCTGACGCCCGAGCGGCTGGCGCGGATCTTCCGGGTCGGCGCCACCGTGCTGACCGATCCCGCCGATAACACAAACCTGTTCCGTTTCCATTGTCTTGAGGACTGA
- a CDS encoding FecCD family ABC transporter permease — protein sequence MMAAAASGWRARSLLWRGMLGAAVLTMAILAGVVIGETPLPVSTVAAVLANELWNAGHPVDPIDAAIIWNYRMPRTLVAAGCGAGLALSGVVLQALIRNALADPYLLGVSAGASTGAVAVTILGVGGGALGLSGGAFVGAVLAFGLVAALARAAGGGPAQLVLAGIAGSQLFNALTSFFIAKSANAEQARGIMFWLLGNLSGVRWPDVALAAPAAALGFLVCLWHVRAMDAFVFGAQSAAALGIAVRRVQLVLIGATTLMTATMVSLVGSIGFVGLVIPHAVRFAVGARHGALVPGAALAGAVFLIAADITSRMLIPGQVVAIGVVTALVGAPGFALILIRNGGRR from the coding sequence ATGATGGCGGCGGCAGCTTCCGGCTGGCGTGCCCGGTCTCTCCTGTGGCGAGGGATGCTTGGGGCTGCCGTGCTGACGATGGCGATCCTTGCGGGGGTCGTCATCGGCGAAACGCCGCTGCCGGTTTCGACGGTGGCGGCGGTTCTGGCCAATGAGCTTTGGAACGCGGGCCATCCCGTCGATCCGATCGATGCGGCGATCATCTGGAACTACCGGATGCCCCGCACGCTGGTGGCGGCGGGCTGCGGCGCCGGGCTGGCGCTTTCGGGCGTCGTGCTGCAAGCGCTGATCCGCAATGCGCTGGCCGATCCCTACCTGCTGGGCGTGTCGGCCGGCGCGTCGACCGGGGCGGTGGCGGTGACCATCCTTGGCGTGGGCGGAGGCGCGCTTGGCCTGTCCGGGGGCGCCTTCGTCGGCGCGGTTCTGGCCTTCGGGCTGGTCGCGGCGCTGGCCCGGGCCGCCGGAGGGGGGCCCGCGCAACTGGTGCTGGCCGGGATCGCGGGATCGCAGCTCTTCAACGCCCTGACGAGTTTCTTCATCGCGAAATCGGCCAATGCCGAACAGGCGCGGGGGATCATGTTCTGGCTTCTTGGCAATCTCTCCGGGGTGCGCTGGCCGGATGTGGCGCTGGCCGCGCCTGCGGCGGCCTTGGGGTTTCTGGTCTGTCTCTGGCATGTCCGGGCGATGGATGCCTTTGTATTCGGCGCGCAATCGGCGGCGGCGCTTGGCATTGCGGTGCGTCGGGTGCAGCTGGTGCTGATCGGCGCGACGACGCTGATGACCGCGACGATGGTCAGCCTTGTCGGCTCGATCGGCTTCGTCGGTCTGGTGATCCCGCATGCGGTGCGCTTTGCCGTGGGGGCGCGGCACGGGGCGCTGGTGCCGGGGGCGGCGCTGGCGGGCGCGGTGTTCCTGATCGCGGCCGACATCACCTCGCGCATGTTGATCCCCGGGCAGGTCGTCGCCATCGGGGTCGTGACCGCGCTCGTCGGCGCCCCGGGCTTCGCCCTTATCCTGATCCGCAACGGGGGGCGCAGATGA
- a CDS encoding ABC transporter substrate-binding protein → MFVRSLTVALACATGFASPVMAETTYPLQLKNCGVDLTFQKAPDSVVTVGQAATEILYALGLGDKVTGTSVWFTEVLPEFRETNARVARLADNDPSFESVVAKKPGLVAVQYEWHVGPQGIVATREQFADVGIPTYVLPADCWKKDNSTGSDGTRSAMFEMASIHAGVTQLGQIFDVSDRADALVADLKAREAVAIEKARALDLHDASAVFWFSSAEMDVDPYVAGRKGPPGYMMEKLGLKNVVESDEEWPTVSWETIARANPSVIVIARMDRRRFEADDYEKKLAFLKSDPVTRQMDAVKNNRIVILDAHAMDPSIRNVTALETLVEALPAFGLK, encoded by the coding sequence ATGTTTGTCCGTTCCCTGACTGTCGCGCTTGCCTGCGCGACCGGCTTCGCGTCGCCCGTCATGGCCGAAACCACCTATCCCCTGCAGCTGAAGAACTGCGGTGTCGATCTGACTTTTCAGAAGGCGCCCGACAGCGTCGTGACCGTGGGGCAGGCCGCGACCGAGATCCTCTATGCGCTTGGCCTTGGCGACAAGGTGACCGGCACCTCGGTCTGGTTCACCGAGGTCCTTCCGGAGTTCCGCGAGACGAATGCCCGCGTCGCGCGGCTGGCCGACAATGACCCGAGCTTTGAATCGGTCGTGGCGAAAAAGCCGGGACTGGTCGCCGTGCAATACGAATGGCATGTGGGGCCGCAAGGCATCGTCGCCACGCGGGAACAGTTCGCCGATGTCGGCATCCCCACCTATGTCTTGCCCGCCGATTGCTGGAAAAAGGACAACAGCACCGGCTCCGACGGCACCCGCAGCGCGATGTTCGAGATGGCCTCGATCCATGCGGGCGTGACCCAGTTGGGGCAGATCTTCGACGTTTCGGACCGGGCCGATGCGCTTGTCGCCGATCTGAAGGCGCGCGAGGCCGTGGCGATCGAAAAGGCCCGGGCGCTCGATCTGCATGACGCGTCGGCGGTGTTCTGGTTTTCCTCGGCCGAGATGGATGTCGACCCCTATGTTGCGGGCCGCAAAGGGCCGCCCGGCTACATGATGGAGAAACTGGGGCTGAAGAATGTCGTGGAGAGCGACGAGGAATGGCCGACCGTAAGCTGGGAAACCATCGCGCGGGCGAATCCCTCGGTGATCGTCATCGCCCGCATGGACCGGCGCCGCTTCGAGGCGGATGATTACGAAAAGAAACTCGCCTTCCTGAAATCCGATCCGGTGACGCGCCAGATGGATGCGGTGAAGAACAACCGGATCGTCATTCTGGATGCCCATGCGATGGATCCCTCGATCCGCAACGTCACCGCGCTCGAGACGCTGGTTGAAGCCCTGCCGGCATTCGGTCTGAAATGA
- a CDS encoding DMT family transporter: MGSLTTPRPRLSGEPLGIALRIGSTLAFAAMTACIKALGDAVPLGQVVFFRSAVALLPLVLFLWWTGDFPRGLATRRPFGHIARCLMGAAAMFTSFATLRYLPLAEATLLSYLAPVVLALLGWGMLGERLGPRRLGGVGLGLAGAAAFCLPAFSGGLPPGAALGGTLGLATAMLTAGALLQVRRLTLAGEKAGAIAFWFAVVSAAAGLATVPAGWVWPHPAEFALLLGAGLAGGVAHILMTLSFRHAEAAALAPYEYLSILWAAVAGMLFFAERPGTAFLIAGPLILGGAMIATPAGRKPTVVTRDRAQGL, from the coding sequence ATGGGCAGTCTGACGACCCCTCGGCCGCGGCTGAGCGGCGAGCCGCTCGGCATCGCGCTGCGCATCGGCTCCACCCTCGCCTTCGCCGCGATGACCGCCTGCATCAAGGCGCTGGGTGACGCCGTTCCGCTGGGCCAGGTGGTGTTCTTCCGCTCGGCGGTGGCGCTGCTGCCTCTGGTGCTCTTTCTGTGGTGGACGGGCGACTTCCCCCGGGGGCTTGCCACGCGCCGCCCCTTCGGCCACATCGCCCGCTGCCTGATGGGGGCCGCGGCGATGTTCACCTCTTTCGCCACGCTGCGCTATCTGCCGCTGGCCGAGGCGACCTTGCTGTCCTATCTCGCGCCGGTCGTGCTGGCGCTGCTCGGGTGGGGGATGCTGGGCGAAAGGCTTGGTCCAAGGCGGCTGGGCGGCGTCGGGCTGGGGCTGGCGGGGGCGGCGGCCTTCTGCCTGCCCGCCTTCTCGGGCGGGCTTCCGCCGGGCGCGGCTTTGGGGGGGACGCTGGGCCTTGCCACCGCGATGCTGACAGCCGGAGCGCTGCTTCAGGTGCGCCGGCTGACCTTGGCGGGGGAAAAGGCGGGGGCGATCGCCTTCTGGTTCGCCGTGGTCTCGGCCGCGGCCGGGCTTGCGACCGTGCCCGCGGGCTGGGTGTGGCCGCACCCGGCCGAGTTCGCCCTGCTTCTTGGGGCAGGCCTTGCCGGGGGCGTCGCGCATATCCTCATGACGCTGTCGTTCCGCCATGCCGAAGCCGCGGCGCTGGCCCCGTACGAATATCTCTCGATCCTCTGGGCGGCCGTCGCGGGCATGCTTTTCTTCGCCGAACGCCCCGGCACGGCCTTCCTGATCGCCGGCCCGCTGATCCTTGGCGGCGCCATGATCGCGACGCCCGCAGGGCGCAAGCCGACGGTCGTCACCAGGGATCGCGCGCAGGGCCTCTGA
- a CDS encoding ABC transporter ATP-binding protein: protein MTIAARNLTWGIRKRTIVADVSLDVARGETLGLIGPNGSGKSSLLRLLAGLKRPQAGFVEIEGQDIARLPRRALARQLAFVRQSAATDSNVSVRDVVRLGRTPHRSALSGWSAEDEAAVTSALARVDMEGRRAQPWQTLSGGEKQRVHIARALAQAPRILFLDEPTNHLDIHHQIAILRMVRELDLTSIIALHDMNLAAMFCDRIVVLEAGRVVACGTPEAVLTAELLRAVFRVEAEIATSTTAGPPHIRFRA from the coding sequence ATGACCATCGCCGCCCGCAATCTGACCTGGGGCATCCGCAAGCGGACCATCGTCGCGGATGTCTCGCTTGATGTGGCGCGGGGCGAGACGCTGGGCCTGATCGGGCCGAACGGCTCGGGCAAGTCCTCGCTGCTGCGGCTGCTTGCCGGGTTGAAGCGCCCGCAGGCCGGTTTCGTCGAGATCGAGGGGCAGGATATCGCGCGCCTCCCGCGCCGGGCGCTGGCGCGGCAGCTGGCCTTCGTCCGGCAAAGCGCCGCGACCGACAGCAATGTCTCGGTCCGCGACGTGGTGCGGCTGGGGCGGACGCCGCACCGCTCCGCCCTCTCGGGCTGGTCGGCGGAGGACGAGGCGGCGGTCACCTCGGCGCTGGCCCGCGTCGACATGGAGGGGCGCCGCGCGCAGCCCTGGCAGACCCTCTCGGGCGGCGAGAAGCAGCGGGTCCACATCGCCCGGGCATTGGCCCAGGCGCCGCGCATCCTGTTTCTTGACGAGCCGACCAACCATCTCGACATCCATCATCAGATCGCGATCCTGCGCATGGTGCGCGAGCTTGATCTGACAAGCATCATCGCGCTGCATGACATGAACCTCGCCGCGATGTTCTGCGACCGGATCGTCGTGCTGGAGGCGGGCCGTGTCGTGGCCTGCGGCACGCCCGAGGCCGTGTTGACCGCCGAGCTGCTGCGCGCCGTGTTCCGGGTGGAGGCAGAGATCGCCACCTCGACAACGGCCGGGCCGCCGCATATCCGTTTCCGCGCCTGA
- a CDS encoding FecCD family ABC transporter permease, whose protein sequence is MSIRDETGSGAGKFLLLLTVSLLVLCLAVAVAMTVGDYAIALGTVVLAVGNGLGLTTAEIPRIEQSVVWDLRLSRALVAALAGAGLAICGAILQALLRNPLAEPFVLGVSAGASTGAVAVIVLGIGRAGCRCPMGAFAGAFAAFALVALLSNGATSGPNHTILAGVAASQLFNALTSYIVTTSGNAQQARDVMFWLLGSFGGVRWPDFQLLILVVMTGLAICLLMARSLDAFTFGDEDAAALGVPVARIRLILFGVTAMMTATIVSMVGAIGFVGLVVPHAARFIVGPMHLRLIPACAAAGAIFLVLADIAARVIVAQQTIPIGVVTALVGVPFFAIILYRSRPQS, encoded by the coding sequence GTGAGCATTCGTGACGAGACCGGAAGCGGGGCGGGGAAATTCCTCTTGCTTCTGACGGTGTCCCTTCTGGTTCTGTGTCTTGCCGTCGCGGTGGCGATGACCGTCGGCGATTATGCCATTGCGCTTGGCACGGTCGTGCTGGCGGTGGGCAACGGGCTGGGCCTCACGACCGCCGAGATCCCGCGCATCGAGCAGAGCGTGGTCTGGGACCTGCGGCTGAGCCGTGCGCTGGTCGCGGCGCTGGCGGGCGCGGGGCTGGCCATCTGCGGCGCGATCCTGCAGGCGCTGCTGCGCAACCCGCTGGCCGAACCCTTCGTGCTGGGCGTCTCGGCGGGGGCCTCGACCGGCGCGGTGGCGGTCATCGTGCTGGGCATCGGCCGGGCGGGCTGTCGCTGTCCCATGGGGGCTTTCGCGGGCGCCTTCGCTGCCTTCGCGCTGGTGGCGCTTTTGTCGAACGGCGCGACCAGCGGGCCGAACCACACGATCCTCGCGGGGGTCGCCGCCTCGCAGCTTTTCAACGCGCTGACCTCCTATATCGTCACCACCTCGGGCAATGCCCAGCAGGCGCGCGACGTGATGTTCTGGTTGCTGGGCAGCTTCGGCGGCGTGCGCTGGCCGGATTTCCAGCTTCTGATCCTCGTCGTGATGACGGGCCTTGCGATCTGCCTGTTGATGGCACGTTCGCTTGACGCCTTCACCTTCGGCGACGAGGATGCCGCGGCGCTTGGCGTGCCGGTGGCGCGCATCCGCCTGATCCTGTTCGGCGTGACGGCGATGATGACCGCGACCATCGTCAGCATGGTTGGCGCCATCGGCTTCGTCGGGCTTGTCGTGCCCCATGCGGCACGCTTCATCGTCGGGCCGATGCATCTGCGGCTGATCCCGGCCTGCGCGGCTGCGGGGGCAATCTTCCTCGTGCTGGCCGACATCGCCGCGCGCGTGATCGTCGCGCAGCAGACCATTCCCATCGGCGTCGTCACCGCCCTGGTCGGCGTGCCCTTCTTCGCCATCATCCTCTATCGTTCCCGGCCGCAATCATGA
- a CDS encoding ABC transporter substrate-binding protein, which produces MLPLKTAILGGVALSCLCSAALAERTSYPLTIENCEQKVTFAKAPERTVALGQNSAEILLLLGLEDRMAATAFWPNSVLPELAAAHDKVEVLTVEFPTLEAVLAQQPDFVPAMLVTLMGPDSKVTKREDLEALGIPTYLSPSACTTEADTQSANGSAASSAYGVRKDLWSMDLLYKEIEDMARIFDVAERGAAVIADFKAREAALRAEFAPREDLTFLFWFSSPSPADDAYLGGGHGPSGYIADLLGGSNAIRTEAEWPTLGWEGIMAANPTVFVAAQVDRNRWDLDRADTKIAWLTSDPAVSQMEAVKAGRIAVMSGAAMNPSIRTLYGAEQLADQLRSFDLP; this is translated from the coding sequence ATGTTGCCCCTCAAGACCGCCATTCTGGGTGGCGTCGCCCTCTCCTGCCTTTGCTCCGCCGCGCTTGCCGAGCGGACGAGCTATCCCCTCACCATCGAGAATTGCGAGCAAAAGGTGACCTTCGCGAAAGCACCCGAGCGCACCGTGGCGCTGGGGCAGAACAGCGCCGAGATCCTGCTCCTGCTGGGGCTCGAGGATCGCATGGCCGCCACCGCCTTCTGGCCGAACAGCGTCCTGCCGGAGCTGGCCGCGGCGCATGACAAGGTGGAGGTGCTGACGGTCGAATTCCCGACGCTTGAAGCGGTGCTGGCGCAGCAGCCCGATTTCGTGCCTGCCATGCTGGTGACGCTGATGGGGCCCGACAGCAAGGTCACCAAGCGTGAAGATCTGGAAGCGCTCGGCATCCCGACCTACCTCTCGCCCAGTGCCTGCACCACCGAGGCCGACACGCAGAGCGCGAACGGCAGCGCGGCGAGCTCTGCCTATGGTGTCCGCAAGGATCTGTGGTCCATGGACCTCCTCTACAAGGAGATCGAGGACATGGCGCGCATCTTCGACGTGGCCGAGCGCGGCGCGGCGGTGATCGCCGATTTCAAGGCCCGCGAGGCCGCCCTGCGCGCCGAATTCGCGCCGCGCGAGGATCTGACCTTCCTGTTCTGGTTCTCCAGCCCCTCGCCTGCCGACGATGCCTATCTGGGCGGCGGCCATGGGCCTTCGGGCTACATCGCCGATCTGCTTGGCGGCTCCAACGCGATCAGGACCGAGGCGGAATGGCCGACCCTGGGCTGGGAAGGCATCATGGCCGCCAATCCCACCGTCTTCGTCGCCGCGCAGGTGGACCGCAACCGCTGGGACCTTGACCGGGCCGACACCAAGATCGCCTGGCTGACCTCCGATCCGGCGGTCAGCCAGATGGAGGCGGTCAAGGCGGGGCGCATCGCGGTGATGAGCGGGGCGGCGATGAACCCCTCGATCCGCACGCTTTACGGCGCCGAGCAACTGGCAGACCAGCTCCGTTCCTTCGACCTGCCGTGA
- a CDS encoding TonB-dependent receptor, translating into MAPFAPDWRVTGGLRYQRDDVERRGTTSFTPEVLDYDRSFDAWLPKLALTHDLNDTTSIGAMVSKGYNPGGVTLGFVSRQYVTFEPETVWNYELFGRTKLFDERLDLTGNLFYSRMKNAQRYVTSVIEGGYTDAVTVNADKAESYGMELGFSFAARDDLTLRGNLGLLHTEIVSFENALADYEGHEFGRAPSRTLSLGADWAIRPDVTLAGTVRYTDAYFSDDTNATALLIDAHTVADARVTWTPREDLSLFAYVNNIFDDRSVTNLRSLQGSLQGTVVDPRSAGVGLKMTF; encoded by the coding sequence GTGGCACCTTTTGCCCCCGACTGGAGGGTGACCGGCGGCCTGCGCTATCAGCGCGACGACGTGGAGCGGCGCGGCACCACCAGCTTCACGCCCGAGGTGCTGGATTACGACCGGAGCTTCGATGCCTGGCTGCCGAAGCTTGCGCTGACCCATGACCTGAACGACACCACCAGCATCGGCGCGATGGTCAGCAAGGGCTACAACCCGGGCGGGGTGACGCTTGGCTTCGTGTCAAGGCAATATGTGACCTTCGAGCCGGAAACGGTCTGGAACTACGAGCTTTTCGGCCGCACGAAGCTGTTTGACGAGCGGCTCGACCTGACCGGGAACCTGTTTTACAGCCGGATGAAGAATGCGCAGCGCTATGTGACCTCGGTGATCGAGGGCGGCTATACCGATGCGGTGACCGTCAATGCCGACAAGGCGGAATCCTACGGGATGGAGCTGGGCTTCAGCTTCGCGGCGCGCGACGACCTGACCCTGCGCGGCAATCTTGGCCTTTTGCACACCGAAATCGTCAGCTTCGAGAATGCGCTGGCCGATTACGAGGGGCATGAATTCGGCCGCGCGCCCAGCCGCACGCTCAGCCTTGGTGCGGATTGGGCGATCCGTCCCGATGTGACGCTGGCGGGCACGGTGCGTTACACCGACGCCTATTTCTCGGATGACACCAATGCGACGGCGCTTCTGATCGACGCGCATACCGTGGCCGATGCCCGCGTGACCTGGACCCCGCGCGAGGATCTGTCGCTTTTCGCCTATGTGAACAACATCTTCGACGATCGTTCGGTGACCAACCTGCGGTCGCTGCAGGGATCGCTGCAGGGCACCGTGGTCGATCCGCGCTCGGCCGGCGTCGGCCTGAAAATGACCTTCTGA
- a CDS encoding condensation domain-containing protein, with amino-acid sequence MMAELACAYAARAAERAPDWAGPVAPFHAFARARASAGIDARSLEHWVTALRDAPPPQPIRAPGAASRPATPEDAAPEDATAGGWCEIAVPPAVCAGLHALAKTCSASLFNTVYAAISVALQRLAGLEALTIGTSAAGRTDPAWFDTIGYFTTVTAHCLRAPGDATPRALITAVRDQITASMPHSEIPIDLVEAALSGGTAPLDAHMFEVFIQIHAQNRLNGALLP; translated from the coding sequence ATGATGGCCGAGCTGGCCTGCGCCTATGCCGCCCGGGCGGCGGAACGGGCCCCCGACTGGGCCGGACCGGTCGCACCGTTTCACGCTTTTGCTCGCGCCCGGGCCAGTGCCGGCATCGACGCCCGGTCGCTGGAACATTGGGTCACGGCTCTGCGCGACGCGCCGCCGCCGCAGCCGATCCGTGCCCCGGGCGCAGCGTCCCGGCCCGCGACCCCCGAGGATGCGGCCCCGGAGGATGCGACGGCGGGCGGCTGGTGCGAAATCGCCGTGCCGCCCGCGGTCTGCGCCGGGTTGCATGCCTTGGCAAAGACCTGCTCGGCCTCGCTGTTCAACACCGTCTATGCGGCGATCTCTGTGGCGCTGCAGCGGCTGGCCGGGCTTGAGGCGCTGACCATCGGCACCTCGGCCGCGGGCCGCACCGATCCGGCCTGGTTCGACACGATCGGCTATTTCACCACCGTCACCGCGCATTGCCTGCGCGCCCCCGGCGATGCGACCCCGCGCGCGCTGATCACCGCGGTGCGCGACCAGATCACCGCCTCGATGCCGCACAGCGAAATCCCGATAGATCTGGTCGAGGCGGCGCTGTCGGGTGGTACCGCGCCCCTTGATGCGCATATGTTCGAGGTCTTCATCCAGATCCACGCCCAGAACCGGCTGAACGGCGCGCTGCTGCCCTGA
- a CDS encoding alpha/beta hydrolase produces the protein MRLLTLLLLSLPALAMAEPVHIPGPQGQLEAEMVAVDRAGHVIIIIPGSGPTDRDGNSPQMGLSTDTYKLLAEAFAEQGIASLRIDKRGFYGSAGAISDPNNVTIRAYAEDVRDWAAYASSVAPCVWLAGHSEGGLVALVAAQDAPENLCGLILLATPGRPIGQLMVEQFKANPANAPLMPEIGAIVADLEAGEARDPDSMSAVLRPLFSSGLQRYMIDLFSYDPVEIAKEWNGPVLIVQGSEDTQVRPRDADLLASALRQSQRINLVRGTHMLKTAVAGKPFATYTDPSLPLYENLVPGIASFMDESARPD, from the coding sequence ATGCGCCTGCTTACCCTACTTCTGCTATCTCTTCCTGCATTGGCAATGGCCGAACCGGTTCACATTCCCGGACCGCAGGGTCAGCTTGAGGCGGAAATGGTCGCCGTCGATAGGGCTGGTCATGTGATCATCATCATTCCTGGGTCGGGTCCGACGGACCGGGACGGAAATTCGCCGCAGATGGGCCTCTCGACTGACACCTACAAGTTACTGGCCGAGGCATTTGCCGAACAAGGCATCGCCTCATTGCGTATCGACAAGAGGGGGTTTTATGGCAGCGCCGGGGCTATTTCCGATCCCAACAATGTCACTATTCGTGCGTATGCCGAAGATGTGCGCGATTGGGCAGCATACGCCTCAAGTGTCGCACCTTGTGTATGGCTTGCCGGGCATTCCGAAGGTGGACTGGTGGCCCTTGTGGCCGCCCAAGACGCGCCGGAAAATCTCTGCGGCTTGATCCTTCTGGCAACGCCGGGGCGCCCGATAGGGCAGCTCATGGTCGAACAGTTCAAGGCCAATCCGGCAAACGCTCCTTTGATGCCTGAGATCGGCGCCATCGTAGCTGATCTTGAAGCGGGCGAGGCCCGCGATCCAGATTCCATGTCCGCGGTGCTGCGTCCGCTATTCTCTTCGGGACTTCAGCGCTACATGATCGACCTCTTCTCTTATGACCCCGTAGAGATTGCCAAAGAATGGAACGGCCCCGTGCTGATCGTCCAAGGAAGCGAAGACACGCAAGTCCGACCTCGCGATGCCGATCTTCTGGCCAGTGCGCTGCGTCAGTCCCAACGGATCAATCTTGTCCGGGGAACGCATATGCTGAAGACAGCGGTCGCCGGGAAACCCTTTGCCACATATACTGACCCATCTCTCCCTCTCTATGAAAATCTCGTGCCCGGCATCGCCAGCTTTATGGACGAATCTGCGCGTCCCGACTGA
- a CDS encoding ATP-binding cassette domain-containing protein, protein MLIRATALGLCPPGHQRALFGPLALTLGPGESLRLNGASGAGKTALLRHLAGLPSPVRGEVIRKPGLRIGFAFAEPRLIPGLSARGNVALPLPRPQTVWLQEALDQLGLGACAALPAPLLSKGQAQRVALLRALAIRPDLVILDEAVSGLDPESLARSRDFLERSRAETGFALIETSHDATRFFAPDAPCLKLAP, encoded by the coding sequence ATGCTGATCCGTGCAACCGCGCTCGGCCTGTGCCCCCCGGGGCATCAGCGCGCGCTTTTCGGTCCGCTGGCGCTGACGCTCGGCCCCGGGGAAAGCCTGCGCCTGAACGGCGCCAGCGGCGCGGGCAAGACGGCTCTGTTGCGCCATCTTGCGGGTCTGCCCAGCCCGGTTCGCGGCGAGGTCATCCGCAAGCCCGGGCTTCGCATCGGCTTCGCCTTTGCCGAGCCAAGGTTGATCCCCGGCCTTTCGGCGCGGGGCAACGTCGCCCTGCCGCTGCCCCGGCCGCAGACGGTCTGGCTGCAAGAGGCGCTGGATCAGCTGGGTCTTGGCGCCTGTGCCGCGCTGCCTGCGCCGCTCTTGTCGAAGGGGCAAGCGCAACGGGTGGCCTTGCTGCGCGCCTTGGCGATCCGGCCGGATCTTGTGATCCTGGACGAGGCTGTCTCGGGGCTCGACCCCGAGAGCCTCGCGCGCAGCAGGGATTTTCTGGAGCGAAGCCGGGCGGAAACGGGATTTGCCCTGATCGAGACCAGCCATGATGCGACCCGGTTCTTCGCGCCGGATGCCCCTTGCCTGAAGCTGGCCCCCTGA